A single window of Aspergillus oryzae RIB40 DNA, chromosome 8 DNA harbors:
- the sidJ gene encoding putative siderophore biosynthesis lipase/esterase (predicted hydrolases or acyltransferases (alpha/beta hydrolase superfamily)), giving the protein MYSKFWPKGGLPGILHHYTETLVTFEYTTSTVRKPHSLLFVGGLGDGLATTSYMADLAHALQPTEWSLFTLNLTSSYQSWGLGHLDRDTNEIAQCLNYIKEYKTEKFGNGKIVLMGHSTGSQCVVHYLSRPNPHTTTPSFDPTLEHIKRMVLDGAIMQAPVSDREAIKWVLKWGIGGKSPSEVREIYDKVVALAREGVAKDKDSGFDTLLPINLTGTMGYPPNTPISCRRLLSLVSPDSPDSPGEDDMFSSDLSEEQLAKTFGKIKQGGLLKHKLMVLFSGADQSVPDWVDKEQLLEKWRKVTDRDGEAPIWDQEHSAVIPNASHALSNDDQAEPRKFLVEKVMGYLRGAEKA; this is encoded by the exons ATGTACTCCAAATTCTGGCCAAAGGGCGGTCTTCCCGGTATCCTGCATCATTAT ACCGAAACCCTCGTCACATTCGAATACACAACCTCCACAGTCAGAAAACCACACAGTCTCCTCTTCGTCGGCGGTCTAGGCGATGGCCTCGCAACAACATCCTACATGGCGGACCTCGCGCACGCCCTCCAACCAACAGAATGGTCCCTCTTCACCCTGAACCTCACATCGTCATACCAATCATGGGGCCTCGGCCATCTGGACCGCGACACGAACGAAATCGCCCAATGCTTAAACTACATTAAAGAATATAAGACCGAGAAATTCGGCAACGGAAAGATCGTCCTCATGGGCCATTCGACGGGTAGCCAGTGCGTTGTGCACTACCTCTCCCGGCCTAACCCGCACACCACTACTCCCTCATTCGACCCGACGCTGGAGCATATTAAGCGCATGGTCCTTGACGGCGCAATCATGCAGGCCCCTGTCTCGGATCGGGAGGCGATCAAGTGGGTGCTTAAATGGGGTATTGGGGGCAAGTCGCCCAGCGAAGTCCGGGAAATTTACGATAAGGTTGTGGCTCTGGCCAGAGAAGGTGTCGCCAAAGATAAGGATAGCGGGTTTGACACCTTGCTGCCGATTAACTTGACCGGGACTATGGGGTATCCGCCCAATACACCCATCAGCTGTCGGAGACTTTTGAGTCTTGTTAGTCCCGATAGTCCCGATTCTCCtggggaggatgatatgTTTAGTTCGGATTTGAGTGAGGAGCAGCTTGCGAAGACCTTTGGGAAGATCAAACAGGGAGGTTTGCTGAAGCATAAGCTTATGGTTTTGTTTTCGGGGGCGGATCAGTCTGTTCCCGATTGGGTTGATAAGGAGCAGTTGTtggagaagtggaggaaggTGACGGATCGCGATGGGGAAGCCCCCATCTGGGATCAGGAGCATAGTGCTGTTATTCCGAATGCTTCCCATGCTTTGAGTAATGATGATCAGGCAGAGCCGAGGAAGTTcctggttgagaaggttATGGGGTACTTGCGTGGTGCTGAGAAGGCATGA